The following are encoded together in the Triticum dicoccoides isolate Atlit2015 ecotype Zavitan chromosome 6B, WEW_v2.0, whole genome shotgun sequence genome:
- the LOC119321571 gene encoding uncharacterized protein LOC119321571 yields MPRYMGGLGFRDFELFNLALLARQSWRILVTPESLSARILKAVYFPNCSILEATIGSHPSQIWRSIVEGRDIMKQGLIRRIGDGTTTEIWNTNWIPRPELMRPLVARVPDPPQLVAELIDSELEEEKKPINHCMNIPVTSAPRRWIPAIEDHAKINVDAAVFRGVGAAAAVCRNNAGQYLGSSVLVTRGLVDPATLEAMACREGLSLAEDLGLQKIVIASDCQEVVKHIKEKSGGNYGAVEKTIFSICTPASLKKTFVRLQRRILLPNELASPSVGAGCLTAVTPELAADRPQAPVGTHRAPPPKPPTPRTPQNRAPTSALPRLVDSSSGRLLAAARGNPFDEMSRRLSEEGGTAAVGENRIGDLPDDLLAYLMSFLPSRDSVRTCVLARRWRSLWRSVPALRLEDDPRGDGGPRSKFVDELLCRRHPTPLNLCDICSDYDTFHCEEAFTRIKPWLRYAFSHDVRTLRVVAGSLTTNLVLVSSHLKRVELCFMQFKRSVDFTGCQVLDVLEMKGCNILASILCQSVRHLTIKGGCFDDKTRRRIAAPNLISLKLAPYQGLTPLLDSMPSLVTASVESFDQQYHYCFDVPCEGCDRQAGFCVVLEGLSDATNLELTTDDQLSIFRMDLKWCPMFSKLKCLLLNKWCLAGDFTGLIYFLQHSPILQTLTLLLDFQTHEKGHVMETYDPKEQSPLSKHLKVVKIICSSTKEDVIVDRILKILCAHGVPSEQIDIQ; encoded by the exons ATGCCGAGATATATGGGAGGGCTGGGGTTCCGTGACTTCGAGCTGTTTAATTTGGCTCTACTGGCTCGTCAATCATGGAGGATCTTGGTCACCCCAGAGTCCCTTAGTGCTCGTATTTTAAAAGCTGTGTATTTCCCAAATTGCTCAATACTAGAAGCCACTATTGGAAGTCATCCGTCTCAGATTTGGAGATCCATAGTGGAAGGAAGGGATATTATGAAACAGGGTCTAATCAGGAGAATCGGTGATGGTACAACGACGGAGATATGGAATACCAACTGGATCCCTCGGCCTGAACTTATGAGGCCTCTGGTTGCCAGAGTGCCTGATCCGCCGCAGCTAGTTGCTGAACTTATTGACTCAG AGTTGGAGGAGGAAAAGAAGCCAATAAACCACTGCATGAACATCCCAGTTACCTCTGCACCAAGAAGATGGATTCCGGCCATTGAGGACCATGCTAAAATCAATGTTGACGCTGCTGTTTTCCGTGGAGTTGGTGCCGCTGCTGCAGTTTGCAGGAATAATGCAGGCCAGTATCTGGGGTCATCGGTGCTTGTGACTAGAGGGTTGGTCGATCCGGCTACTTTGGAAGCAATGGCATGCAGAGAAGGACTATCGCTAGCGGAAGACCTGGGGCTCCAGAAAATTGTGATCGCGTCTGATTGCCAAGAGGTGGTGAAGCATATCAAAGAAAAGTCGGGAGGAAATTATGGTGCAGTT GAAAAAACAATATTTAGCATTTGCACGCCTGCGTCCTTAAAAAAAACATTtgtgcgcctgcagcgccgaatccTTCTGCCCAACGAGCTCGCCTCACCGTCGGTCGGCGCGGGCTGCCTCACCGCCGTGACACCGGAGCTCGCCGCGGATCGCCCCCAAGCCCCCGTCGGAACTCACCGCGCGCCACCCCCCAAGCCCCCTACCCCAAGAACCCCCCAAAATCGCGCTCCCACTTCTGCTCTCCCTCGCTTAGTTGACTCGTCGTCAGGCAGGCTTCTTGCGGCGGCGCGAG GCAACCCGTTCGACGAAATGTCcaggaggctgagcgaggagggagGCACGGCGGCCGTCGGCGAGAACCGCATCGGGGACCTCCCGGACGACCTGCTGGCGTACCTGATGTCGTTCCTGCCCTCGCGCGACTCCGTGCGGACGTGCGTGCTCGCCCGGCGCTGGCGCTCGCTCTGGAGGTCCGTGCCCGCCCTGCGCCTCGAGGACGACCCGCGGGGCGACGGCGGCCCCAGGAGCAAGTTCGTGGACGAGCTGCTGTGCCGCCGCCACCCGACACCTCTGAACCTATGTGACATCTGTTCCGATTACGACACCTTTCACTGCGAGGAGGCGTTCACACGCATCAAGCCGTGGCTCCGGTACGCCTTCTCGCATGACGTTCGGACGCTGCGGGTCGTCGCTGGTTCGTTGACAACCAACCTGGTCCTCGTCTCGTCGCACCTGAAGAGGGTAGAGCTTTGCTTCATGCAGTTTAAACGCTCTGTGGATTTCACGGGCTGTCAGGTGCTCGATGTGTTAGAGATGAAAGGCTGTAACATCCTTGCGAGCATCTTGTGCCAGTCAGTACGACATCTTACCATCAAAGGGGGGTGTTTTGACGATAAAACCCGCCGTCGTATTGCTGCCCCAAATCTCATCAGCTTGAAACTAGCTCCATACCAGGGTCTGACTCCGTTGCTTGATAGCATGCCATCGCTGGTAACAGCATCTGTTGAATCCTTTGATCAGCAGTATCATTACTGTTTTGATGTACCATGTGAAGGATGCGATAGGCAAGCAGGATTTTGTGTGGTTTTGGAAGGCTTGTCTGATGCTACAAATTTGGAGTTAACAACTGATGATCAG TTATCTATTTTCAGAATGGATTTGAAATGGTGCCCCATGTTTAGCAAGCTCAAATGCTTGTTGCTGAACAAATGGTGTCTGGCTGGTGATTTCACTGGATTGATTTACTTCCTCCAGCACTCACCAATTCTACAGACGCTGACACTTCTGCTTGATTTTCAAACTCACGAG AAAGGGCATGTGATGGaaacatatgacccaaaggaaCAATCACCACTATCGAAGCATCTCAAGGTAGTCAAAATCATATGCAGCTCGACGAAGGAAGATGTTATAGTTGACCGTATCCTAAAGATCCTCTGTGCCCATGGAGTGCCTTCCGAGCAAATTGACATCCAATAG